A single Cyprinus carpio isolate SPL01 chromosome A20, ASM1834038v1, whole genome shotgun sequence DNA region contains:
- the LOC109072649 gene encoding flavin-containing monooxygenase 5-like codes for MMCYSDFPMPDHFPNYVNNSTLLQYFRLYAGHFNLLKHIHFQTTVRSVRQRPDFSNSGQWEVVTVDRDGREETHVFDGVLVCAGHYTQPIKPLSDFPGIDTFPGTIIHSWEYKDSDPYFGKRVVVVGIGNSGGDIAVELSRVCEKTFLSTRKGAWVIGRVVGRGLPLDMTMVRRVRYLIYGLLPHALVSLIWERILNQRYDHKLYGLQPVHRILDQHIVINDDLPGRILLGDLAMKSNVQKFQGSTVFFDDGTVEEKIDAMILCTGYDYKFPFLPTSLSSGSDGDLKLYRRIFPPSLERPTLAILGLFQTKGPIMPAVELQARWASRVIAGLNHLPPAEKMNKSIEKDVQANLKSYPCPKLAALQVDYIPYIDAIAKEVGVCPNIAWLLLKDPAVGLRVFFGPCSPYQFRLNGPGHWSGARQAILTQWDRVAKPMKTRSIPEPSSFSLFSWLGLSGGAALIFAFLAMQIFPLFLNSD; via the exons ATGATGTGCTATAGCGATTTCCCAATGCCGGATCATTTCCCCAACTACGTGAACAACTCTACGTTATTGCAGTACTTCAGACTCTATGCTGGGCACTTCAACCTGCTCAAACACATTCACTTTCAG ACCACAGTTCGCAGTGTGAGACAAAGGCCTGATTTCTCTAACTCTGGTCAGTGGGAAGTGGTGACTGTGGACAGAGATGGACGAGAGGAGACACATGTGTTTGATGGTGTGCTAGTGTGTGCAGGACATTACACACAGCCCATCAAACCCCTCTCAGACTTCCCAG GTATTGACACATTCCCAGGGACAATAATTCACAGTTGGGAATACAAGGACTCCGATCCTTACTTTGGGAAGAGAGTTGTTGTCGTTGGTATTGGGAATTCTGGTGGAGACATTGCCGTGGAGCTCAGCAGAGTGTGTGAGAAG ACATTCCTGAGTACCCGGAAAGGTGCTTGGGTCATAGGTCGCGTGGTTGGTAGAGGGCTTCCTCTAGATATGACTATGGTCAGACGAGTTCGATATCTGATTTACGGCCTCCTGCCTCATGCTCTGGTCAGTTTGATTTGGGAGAGAATCCTCAATCAGAGATACGACCACAAGCTTTATGGACTACAGCCTGTGCACAG GATCCTCGACCAGCATATTGTTATAAACGATGACCTCCCTGGTCGCATTCTGTTAGGAGACCTGGCGATGAAATCAAATGTGCAGAAGTTCCAAGGCTCCACGGTTTTCTTTGATGATGGGACTGTAGAAGAGAAGATTGATGCAATGATCTTATGCACAGGATATGATTATAAATTCCCCTTCCTCCCCACCTCCTTAAGCTCTGGCTCTGATGGAGATCTGAAACTCTACAGAAGAATCTTCCCTCCATCTCTAGAACGCCCAACACTGGCCATCCTGGGCCTGTTTCAGACCAAAGGGCCAATCATGCCAGCTGTAGAACTACAGGCACGCTGGGCCTCCAGGGTCATTGCAG GACTGAACCATCTTCCTCCAGCTGAAAAGATGAATAAATCAATTGAGAAAGACGTTCAAGCGAATTTAAAGAG TTACCCCTGTCCCAAGCTGGCTGCCCTTCAAGTGGACTACATTCCTTACATTGACGCAATAGCAAAGGAAGTAGGTGTCTGTCCAAACATTGCTTGGCTGCTCCTGAAGGACCCTGCTGTTGGTTTGAGGGTTTTCTTCGGGCCGTGTTCTCCGTACCAGTTTCGACTGAATGGACCGGGGCACTGGAGTGGTGCCCGTCAGGCCATCCTTACCCAGTGGGATCGTGTGGCCAAACCCATGAAAACCAGGTCCATTCCAGAACCTTCGTCCTTCAGTTTATTTTCTTGGCTGGGCCTGTCAGGAGGGGCTGcattgatttttgcttttttggcAATGCAAATTTTCCCACTGTTTCTGAATAGTGATTAG